A window of Malania oleifera isolate guangnan ecotype guangnan chromosome 2, ASM2987363v1, whole genome shotgun sequence genomic DNA:
TCAGATGAatcttgttatatatatttttcttaataaactTTTAATTAGGCCATCTATTTCTAAGTTTATGGTGGCTAGTCATGTTTTTGATGTTTCATGTCAtgcgagattttttttttttgtgagatcATTAAAATTGATGAAACTGAGCTCATAGCTTGAAAAAATGTTTTCCATATATTACATGCTCCTTGGTAGTGctgtaattgttttttttttcttttacatttaGAATTTTTGTCAACATCTTCTGCTGCGGTTCTCCTCTTTAATTTGGCCGCCACTTTGTGAACTATGGAAGCATACAGTTTTGACATAACGCTAACATTTTAAGGTTTAATTCTTATATGGCTGCTCTCTGTTTCCATATTTAAGTGTTAAAAAGTAGTACAATTATAGGAAAAAaattaatgtttaatttttaacCCTTTCAACAAATGTTATTTTTTATGGGTTTAAGATGTTTTATTTCTTGTGTTTATATTAGGAAAGTTTTCAAATTGGGATGGTTAAACTTTTTATTGTCTGCTAGAACGTAAGAGGGAAAGGTTGATCTTGTTGCCTCACTCTTAATGTGAACATAGGACTATCCTGAGCTGAGATGTGAAgtcaattgaaaatttgaaaccgTCGTACAGGAATATACATTAAATTTTATTCTTGAGCCGTAAATCTTTAATGTTTAGAAATCAACATTACCAATTAAGAATTGAAGGCCTTTGGTCTTGTATCATCTTATGAACATGAGCTGCCTCCAGAATATTTATTTTCTTCAGAATTTTATGCATAAATGGCCATTTTGACATAAATGGTTAATGCTAAAATATTCCATCTTTATCTTGCTGTTGGTTTTGTTTAGCACATTCCTAGAATAAATGGAGAAATCCCATCGGTTGATGAAGCCACTTTAGATCACCAGAGGCTCCTGGACAGGTATTTTGTCGTCATTTTTTAGGCACGGTTTGCTTTTgggaggcttttttttttttttttttttaaattttcctgtTCTCCTTCAGTCTTATATTTTTCTCTCTTCCATTTACAAAATTTAATGCTGGGaacatttttttaattcattagATTGCAGTTATATGATTTGGTTGAGCTAAAGGTCCAAGGAGATGGTAACTGTCAGGTTAGATATTGTATTGACCTTCCATTCTGAGAGCATACACTCTAGATAGCCATAGATTCTTTAAATCTGTGATATTATATTGCAAGAGTAGATTTATTTGACCATATTTTTTAGCTTATGTGTGACCATGTACTTTAGCTCCTtgcatttctttttcattttattcttttttcaataaaaaaagaaTGCAGCACACTTTGGCTTTAAATGTGCTTATAGTGTGTTTTTCTGCTttttctttgagatatttttatGAAACAAGTGCAGGCATAGTTGTGGATCTCAGCATGGTATTGGTAGGAGCCTAGGAGGTGCTGAATATGGTCAGCCAGGAACTGTCTTTGGGGATGTAAATGATAAAAAGTAATTGATTTGTCTACAGTAATAAAATATAGTTAGAAGTTATGTGAATATGGACTAATTCCTCATCTGTTTCATTGAATTTATTGAATCAGTTCAAAGTAATCCTCTGTGAATATTACTTTAGTTTCGAAACATTTAGTGAAATCAAATATCTGGAATCTGAAAATTTTTAGGTGTGTGAAGCTGACAAATATGGATCGTAGTATGGTACACCATGGCTCAAATTTGTAGTGTAGCCCTAATCCTTTTGGGCTAATGGTCACCGTATTCATATACCTTATTGCCACAATTTCTGCTACCAAAGTTGTGATTTTATCTTCTCATTTGACAGACTTTTGAAATGCAAGGGGTTTGTATCTTCTGATGGTGTATATGCTTGTGTtgatgttttaaaatatttttagttaatttttatcaATTTCTACACAAAGTTTGCTAGGAGTGCATAAAATATGTATTTATGACATTTCACTATGTTTTGAAATGTAAatgtaattaaaattatgaaattaccatatcataaatctcatattttttggTGGAGAATGTCAAATTTGTTCACATCATTGCACGATTACAAATACGAGTAGCACAATTATCCAAATTTAAAGAAGTGAATCTAAAAAAACTGCTGCAGTATAATTCTCACACATCAAAAGTTATTTCTGTTTGAATCACAAGGAACAAGGTGATATAAATTCACATAGCATGAATATAAATAAAGTCATGTCAAAAAGATTAGATAAACAAAAATCTaataataaacatatttatgaGAAGTATTTATATGTGTGTGAAAACCAGTGAATTTCGGCAACACAATTTTGTAAGAACTCAAACTCCTTATaaaaaatgcaattttgaaaGGGTGCCTCTTGGGAGTCTTTCAGCTGTTTTTATAATGTGATTTAATGACCAATATTCACAAAACTAGATTATTATGGTCTACAATATGATTAACTTGTTTTTATGTCTCATTAGTTTCATAAATTTCCCAGTTTCGAGCTCTGTCTGATCAATTTTATCGCACTCCTGAGCACCACGAATTTGTGAGACAGCAAGTTGTAAATCAGGTTGGGAATTATTTTATCTCACTCAAGATTATGGATTTTTGTTTTCTTGACCATTATTAGGATACTGGGGATGTAATTTTTTTGTGGATCACCTGGACAGTGATGTTCCTTTtgtccttttttttatttttatttttaaatttcagctTAAATCTTACCCTGAGATATATGAGGGATATGTTCCAATGACCTATGGGGAATATATAGAGAAGATGGCCAAGTATTTTACCACCCCTTCTATTAATGTCATTTtttataagtttttttttaagtatttgatCAAATTGTTCCTTTATTTTGTTGAAAACAGAAGTGGTGAATGGGGTGATCATGTCACTTTACAAGCTGCAGCTGACTCGGTACGATTTAGAAACTTTTCATTTTTTCTCTgtgattataatatattttatttgtgattTGTCATGTAAAGTCAATGCCTATTGTAAACGGCATCTTACAACTGCATCATATAGCACTTTCCTTTTGTCAACCATAGATCTTAGCTTGTGTTGCAATTCTTAAATTGGGTTGCACAGTTGGACGATTGATTTGGTCATGTTCCTTCACCATTTTTTTTTGGTTAGGATATATTTTAGAGTTTGAGCATTATAATGTCTATTTGAACCATCAAATCTTGCTTTGTATTTCATTGCTTCATTCAGTCCATTCATTATATCTACCCAAACTAAAGAGTTGCAAGTTGGCATCTCAACATTAAGAATGAAGTATCAAGTGATTTAGCCTTTACCGTGAGATTGATGGACATGCAAGAAATACTTCTTGAAGCTATTATTGTCTTCATTTTACTTTCCCTTCCCTACCACCCAACCTTATAGATAATTTTTCTTTTGCCCCCTCTGCCACTCTTCCCCCATGAACAAAAAAGGGAGGTGGGTGTGGGGTGAAGAAGAGAAGGGGATTGGGTACATTAAATGCATTTTAGGATTCTTCCATCAAAGCGGCATTCAAGAATTTATCTTGAACTTTGGATCTAGAGAAGTGCTAAAACTATTTCTATGTACTTGCGCCAGGATAGAGTTGTTTTGTTTGCTTCCTTTTGGGCACTCGTTGGgcattttttgggattttattgCCTGACCTCTAAAAGCACTGGAGTGCAGAACTTTTGTAATTGGTTTTAGCTTGAGAACTGGAGGATGTCTTGTCCTCCAAAGCTTATATTATTGTCATTTTCAATGAATGAATATTTCTtcttaaaaaaagaaaagcatcCAAGAATATCTCCTATTTGGTGATATGTGGGATAGACATGTATGAGTTGAGGTCATGGTGTGTGCCATTTGGTACAATACATACCGTGTTCATCCCAAACAAGTCCACAACCAACTTGATTGTGTGCTTGGTATAAGCAAATCACAATGTATATGTCTATGATAATCTTCTAGGGTGTAGACCATTAAATACATATCTGCAGGCTTGTTCTTGATATTGCATGAATAGGTATCTTAATGTGAGCCCATTAATATCAAATATGAATCAGTATCTGTAGAATACATATTTTGCTGTCTTATGCACataaatatttcttttgcagtatgGTGTTAGAATATTTGTCATAACATCTTTCAAGGACACCTGTTACATTGAGATTCTGCCAAATGTTGAGAGGTCAAAACGAGGTATTGGCTGCTTGATTAAATCATAGTTTATTCCAATCACTTTTATGTAATGCTGACTATAAATTTTGATGCATTTTTTACTAGTGCCTAGTGACCCATCATGGTTGGTGACTAGTTCTTTAAAATCTTAGAAATGTGTATGTTGATCCTGTAAGCATGGTGATCCTTGTGCTTTCAAGGTTATAAGAAACTGGATGAATTGGTGCAAACTTTTTTTGTTATGGGTCATATGAGGAAAACAAACTAACATTAACATTATGCAACATTGGCTCTATTTTTATATGGCTTGAGAGACTTAGGTTGGATGGGTAGCCCAgcaattgaaaaaaaaagtaGTATACATGTCTTTGGATTTGGTTTCTACATGAAAATCATTTAACAGATATAATTGACAAATGGCAAGATAAGAATTATTTATGTAGATAAGAATTATTTATGTATCATCCCTTCTCAGTTTCCTAAAATGATGGAGTAGGAAAAATACGACTAAAGGATGAACAAAAATTAATGTCCAATTTATTCTTAAATAAACAAGCTAAGCCAAGAGGCCAGGCAAGACTCTATGCTGTCCCCAAATACCCACACTGACTATAAACTTGAAGGCATTCTGATTATGTAGAACTGTGCAATTAGATCATGATTATTGTAGTTGGAAAACCCTAAATAGGGATGACGAATCACAAGGGCTTGGTAGGCTGGGTTGAATTTACAATTTTATTGTTTAAAGCCACTGATccgttaatttttttttatgtatattaaATGTTAAAGTCAGGAAATGAGTCCTTTGCAACAAACACAGCCTTTGTGTAAATGCACTTACCAAGCTGATTAATTactgcttctttttttttttttttttaattttcactaGCTTTGACTGTGTATCCTTGAGTACTATCACTCGCAAATGTCACATCAATACCATTATCCTCTATcttttcccttttaatttttatatagtTAATTCAAGTTTAGTATAGAAAAATGAAGAATACTTCATTAAATactatatttattaaaaaaaatactcgTTTTTAATGTCCTTTTCCcttttatcatttttcatactGTAATGATGTTGGAATAAACTCTATTAGTGGATGTACTTCGTGCAGTGATATGCTTGAGCTTTTGGGCAGAGGTGCACTATAACTCCATATATCCAGAAGGAGGTAAACattcatatgcatatatatatatatatatatctttaccTACCCttttttttgctcttttgttttgttttgtttttgtttttttttttttaatttttaatatcttaCCTCCTTTCTTTCACGGCAAGGTGCTTTCACATGGGTTGAAATTTTATTTACACCTCCAAATTTAAGGAACTGACCCCAAAGTCTAGGTCTGCTGGTTTAAAAATTAAAGGATGGCTCTGGCATGAGGCTCTTCCTAAAGCAGTGTTTGGGGCTGATCTATGCAGCCTTTCTCCCTCATGCCAAGGAATGTTTTCTGCTACTAAACGTGTGACACCTAGGTTTTTAGTTTTATAGTTCCAGTAAAGAAGGGTTTGAGTTGTGATTTTCTATGTTATTAAAGTCAGATTGGAATCATGCTTAAAGGCTAATTCTGAAATAGCACTTTTTTCTTAACGTGAGTGTGAGTATCAAGAGAAAGAATTACTTTAGAGTAATTTAAAAGTGATCAACCTTAAAATCAAGTGGGTTAAATCATTAGGATGTCAGAGTTAAAATTGTTTCCATAAACCCCACATGGTACAGATTGCTTGGGGTTTCTAGTATAGCAGTCGAATTTCATGTTAGCATGGTTGTAAACCATATTGTTTGGATGAAGTAGATGTCGGATGGCAGTAATTTATTTTTGGGTCTAGGCAATGGAGTAATTTGGCAAAATTTTCAGACTAAAACCCCTCCATTTTTTGTGCAGTTGGCCCTAAATGCCTTCCCAGGCGGTGATGCACGGCCCAATTGACACGGCATTTATTGTGAAGTTTGAAATTTACATGATAGATATTAAAAAGTCAGTAGCATGGTACCATGGTTTACCAACAAAAAGCGAAACTgcaattttaaaataattgtaaacCCAAATTAACACCAAAAACTCAAAGACCAAACAAAACACAGATTCAGTTCAGTTTAGGCCTAATTTGGGTTTTTTGGTATATTCTATCGCTACTGTCATGGaagcatttatatatatacactgcaTAGTTGGGAAGAGGCTTTTTAGGGGGACTGGTTTGatcattttaaaaccttttagTGTTGTCTGGGAAAAGGAAACAGATTCCTTATGCTCTTGCGGCTTAAATACAGAATTGCCTGCATCTGAGaccaacaagaagaagaagagatcGCGGATCTCTCGAAACAAGCATTTGACTCACCAGATGGATTCAAATAATGACATGGTAATgactcaaaatttctccattcaTTCTGTTCAACCTTTATTTCTATGTTTCACTCTCCtacttgctttttttttttttttttttaatttccccTTCATTTGGGTTTCATTGCAGAGCGGAAGTTATGGAGAAGATGTTACAGGAGGAACAATTTCAACCTGATGCTGGGCTTTGCCTTTCACTCCTTGCCCTTCCATTGGTGCAACTCTTATTTTACATTCTTTTTTCTAGTAGAACTTCTAAACTGCAGAACTCTGCTTGCAATTTGTTATTTAAAGTACTCTAGATTTTGCTTTGTGCGCTTTTAAGTTCATGCACTATGGCGTTATTTGTTTTTGAACGTAAACATTAGTTTTTGCGATCTGCATGTATGGATAGCATTTTGAGTATTATTTAAAGAAGGATTGGATTCGAATTCTCTATTTCTAGGAAAAGAATGATTATAATAGAAAGATTCCATagtttacacacacacacatatagctATCACCGTAAAGTAAATAAtagtgctatttttttttttttaatctattcTATAGTAAAGAacaattattctttttttttctttttttttttttaatgaaaaaaatgtCTATTTCCTTGTTCCATGTTGAGCACCACAAATTTTTGCATGAATGACTCCTTTCAAAATGTCCATCTTATTCTTAAGAACATTTTGATTGTGATCCAATGACTTGGGTTGTGGATAACATTAGAGATAAAGTCCATCAATACCCTTtgaatgtttttaattttaaaaaataactctaTCCCTTaagtttttgaaaactatcaaataactttttaagattaatttaatgggataaaaatttgaaaactatcaaataactttttaagattaatttaatgggatAAAAAAGAGCCTTGCGTCAATTGTTAGTTTGGagtgaaaattattattatttttttttgccGTTGTAAAATGACATTTCTACCCTTTCATTCAATTGTGATAAGATAACATAGGAAAATAATATCATTAAACAAATTAAGAAGTGAAATTGGTCAATAATTCCAATGCTTTGAAATGAATTGATAAATTAATGGTACATCTGATTGATTTTTCAACTTGATGGTTTTAACTAGTTTGACTAGTTCAAGTCAACATCTTgatattatttcaaaaatttgaaaaaaaaaatatgaaaaagaaaaataaatacacaaatttaataaatcaaaaaatcacaacatatttattatatatatttttattccaaCTAGTGAAAGCATGTGTGTTGCATGTGTaagattttgtttttgtttttgttttatttttttgttattaacCTTTGATTTACATAGTCTATGTGATTGTTACATACCACTCTTTGTTATATGACAAATATCAAACCAAATTTATTAATTGATCCATATAATTTATAGATGCAAAATTTAAAAGGTATTGTACTAATAAAAATCCATTACCTCAATatagattaaataaataaacccttagaaataaatataataaaatataaacatgaGAACACATTTACAAAAAAATGAATTTAGATTGAATATACAATTATATCATTATTCTActaattaataaaattagaaCAAATTAAAAATATTCCATTGCTTCAGTTGAAGATCTTGATCCatcatatatttacatatattgtTTTGTAAAATGAACTACATCGTAAGTGAGGGCAACTTGAGAATAACAGATAATGGGAAAATCTGAACATATAATGTCTTATATAATATAAGAACATAAACTATTAGTATTATGTAGCATAAATAGAAAGTTACTTAAACCAAGGTAAAAAAGAAACAATTTTTTTCTCCTTAGAGTCTGGTAGGCTCACCAAGACTTGAGTCTTCAACtgccaaaaataaaatttataacctaactactTCCAAGTTTAATAGAACAGTGAGTAACTTAGGTATCGATCCACAGGATTTCAAGTGCAGTTATTCACCACTTCTAATGACTTCATGATCGGATTCCCTTATCTTCTTGTCACATTCCACTTACAGGGtgaaattcaaaataacaaaggGAACATGTTTGTTAACATTTTTCTAGTCTGTGAAAGGATAAGAAGTTTCAAGGAAAATCCCTTTGCTGATCCACACTTGTCAGCACGTGATTGGATTAATATTAGAAAAAGCCTTTGTTATTTTAACCATGTTAATCCAGACAAGTTACCACAAGACTTATTCAACCCAGTTCATTTCCAAGATGATGGAAGGGCCAAAAATACTCATTACCCCATACTGTTCCCTCATTTTTATAGCATATATCTCACAAACAAGTTGGCACTTTACTACGTGGAACATATTGGCACCAATGCAGGCATTGATGATCTGGAGGTCCTGGCAGTTTATCctaaagaagaggaagaagactaCAGTGCCAAACATAAGCCCTAATCTGACCCCTGACAAGATCACATGCCCGTCTATCTTTAGCTTTATGTCTTTGTTAGT
This region includes:
- the LOC131148884 gene encoding OVARIAN TUMOR DOMAIN-containing deubiquitinating enzyme 12-like is translated as MITYEQDPDVIRWGLQFFESDPYSNCGYCDTVASNFVDYYDGEYFKEDHYGAQCCNLENGELLFHALQEDLSQLTVEAPGPSLESVDQLQSPVFPQEWLGQSMGNYSLGHESSQEADDRILSNSCSSPGEESYCGEDWSYSQELTDEYSLDGEVGKRLNQMVSVPHIPRINGEIPSVDEATLDHQRLLDRLQLYDLVELKVQGDGNCQFRALSDQFYRTPEHHEFVRQQVVNQLKSYPEIYEGYVPMTYGEYIEKMAKSGEWGDHVTLQAAADSYGVRIFVITSFKDTCYIEILPNVERSKRVICLSFWAEVHYNSIYPEGELPASETNKKKKRSRISRNKHLTHQMDSNNDMSGSYGEDVTGGTIST